The Reichenbachiella carrageenanivorans region ATAATTTGATCCTTGAGCCTTTAGCGTCGAGCCTGTCTGTGCTCAGCGACGAAGAAAAAGAAGCAGGTGTATGCTTGGTAGACATTGGAGGCGGTACTACAGACATCGCCATTTTCCATGAAAACATCATCCGTCATACCTCTGTGATACCATTCGGAGGCAATATCATCACATCAGATATCAAAGATGGCTGTAATGTGCTGAATCATCAGGCGGAAATATTGAAGACCAAATTTGGTCAAGCGTTGGCAGAGATGGCCAATGAAAATGAGGTAGTATCTATCCCAGGGTTGAAAAATAGAGATCCTAAGGAGATTTCTGTAAAGAATTTGGCGAGAGTAATCGAAGCCAGGATGGAGGAAATCATCGAAATGGTACATACCAAAATCATCACAAGTGGTTATGAAAATAGACTAGCAGGGGGTATCGTAATAACTGGGGGTGGTTCACAATTGGTGTCCATCAAGCAGCTATTCGAATACATGACAGGACTCGATGCACGTGTGGGATTCCCTAATGAGCATCTGGGTAAAAGTAAAGTAGAAACCATCAAGAGCCCCATGTTTGCCACGTCAGTAGGTTTGGTGCTTTGTGGATTCAAGGCGCTAGACGATAGAGATCATAGATATTTCTTGGAAGACACTGTAGTGAGAGATTACGACAAGAGAAAGAAGCCTGCTGGTGGGTCAGATAATATCTTGAAAAAGATTTTGGAGAAAACCAAAGGCATATTAATAGACGATTTCGAAGACGGTTCAGCTCGATAATAAGGAACCTGATTTGGGATTTATAATAAATAGTAGGTAGTCGTTAGTTCGACTATTTCAAACAGAACAGATTAAAAAAAACACATCATGACAGAAAGTAGTTTTAAATTTGATTTGCCTACACATCATAAATCGATCATCAAAGTGATCGGTGTAGGCGGAGGTGGCAGCAATGCTGTAAACCACATGTTTAACCAAGGTATAACCGGAGTAGAATTTATTGTCTGCAATACGGATTCACAAGCCTTGAATATCAGTCCAATTCCGAATAAACTCCAAATAGGGGTAAACCTCACTGAAGGACTGGGTGCTGGCGCAAACCCTGAACAAGGGAAAAATGCAGCTTTAGAAAATAAAGAAGAAATTAGAAACATGCTCAGTGAAGATACCAAAATGGTGTTCGTTACTGCAGGTATGGGTGGCGGTACTGGTACAGGTGCAGCTCCGGTCATTGCTCAAGTGGCCAAGGAGTTGGGAATCCTGACGGTAGGTATCGTAACCGTTCCTTTCAAATTTGAAGGAAAGAAAAAAATGCGCCAAGCCATGGAAGGTGTGGATGCATTGAAAGCCAACTGTGACACCGTGCTTATGATTCTCAATGACAAGTTGACGGAGGCGTTTGGTAAGCTCACAGTTAATCAGGCATTTGCGCAAGCAGATAATGTATTGACCACGGCAGCTAAGGGCATTGCGGAGATTATCACTGTGCCAGGTTATGTCAATGTGGATTTTGAAGATGTAAAAACCGTAATGAAAAACTCTGGAGGTGCAGTGATGGGGTCTGCCGAAACTTCGGGAGAAAACAGAGCCATCAGAGCGGCAGAAGAGGCGATCAATTCGCCACTGCTTAACAACCAGAACATCGAAGGGGCTGAGAAAATCTTGCTATCGATTATTTCTGGAGATCAGGCAGAATTACAAATGGATGAACTGACAGAAATCACGGATTTCATGCAAGATTTGGCTGGCGAAGATGCTGAGGTGATTTTCGGTCATGGAGTGGATCCTGAGTTGAATGACAGTATTCGTGTGACCATCATCGCTACGGGATTTGAAAATGAGATGGGAGAAGTACCTTCAGCACCTCAAACTCCGAAAAGAGAGCCTTTAGCCAAAGAGGAGGAGGAAGAAGCTGCAAGGAAAGTGTACGACTTAGAGAGAGATGTTCAAATCAATCTATTTTCAAGTGAAACTCAGGAAGTAAGAGAAGATACTTTTGAAGAGGATTTTCAATTGAAGATGAAATCTTTGTCATTCGAAAAACCAGAACGATCACCTGAGCCAGAGCCTAAAATGGTGGAGGAAGAAGATCCTTTTGAAGTAGAAATGAGGAATCTTTTTGTAGAATCTCAGATCAAAAATGTACCAGTGGATGCACCACTCGAAGAACTAGAAGGCATGGCACACCCGCCATCTAAAAAGATTCTTTTGATGGAGCAATCCGAAGAGAGGAGACGCAGACTAGATGGTATCAACAACGACGAAGTAGATACCAATAGCTTTAAAGAAAAATTCGATGTACCAGCTTACCAACGTAAAAAGGTAAACCTGAGAAATGTACCAGCTTCTTCGGAGAGTTTGGTGTCTAAGTACAACCTGAATGATGATAATCAGCTAGGCAGCAACAAGTTTTTACACGATAGACCGGATTGATTCGCTATCTGTCATTTCGATGAGAGGCGGTGATCTGCCGAAGCAGAGAAATTTTTATGTTTCGATGGTATCATTAGTATGTAGTAAGATTTTTACTATCGCTCGACATGACAAATAGGGGTGGTTAGCCTTGTAAGGCTAATGCACACATCCACCTGTTCTTTGAGCAGCCTTTGATACTATCCCGAAAGACTATTTTCTGTCAAATTTTCACTATGCGGGAATGTATGTGCTTTTGAGCGAGCGCTTACTTCCCGCATGAGTGAAAAATATCTGTTAGGTAACACAGGGCTATATATTTGCCCTGTGCATACCTGACGATAGAAAATAATTTATTGAATACTGAAAGCGTGTATATGAAAGCTCTATTCCTCGCAATTGTTGGTGTTGAGATACTGGGTGAAAGTATCCAAGTCCTTCATGGAAGTGAGTGCTTTGAGCTCAGATTTGCTCAACGACGCAAATTGATCACACCCCTTAAGAAGGTTGGTCATGATTTCTTCATCATTCTTTTTATAAACGATCCATTGCTCTTTGGTGTCGTTGTTGAGAATAAAATACTCTTCAAAGAAAGCCCCTTCATCTTCCCCTTCACCCATTTGTACGGCACCCCCTACATGCTTTTGTGATGCTGCTGTACCTGCTGCATTGCCTAAATTAGTCAGGCCGTCCTTTCTATGCGTGGACTTGGGATTTTGGTAATAACTGTACTTTTGATCAAAAAAGAAAATTTCTGTGAAAACCATTCCTGGGTCAGAGGCGGAGATGGCTTGCACACCTTGTCTCAGCGAGGTGAAAGCTCTTTTCTGTCCATTGACTTCTTGCATGATGTGGTTTAGATCGAGTCCTTCGAGTACAAATTCCTTGTAGTTATTCTTCTCATCTACATAGATGAAATCTCGCTTGAATTGGGCAATCTTACCGACATACTTTCTGCCATCGTTGAAGAGCGCATAGCCTGGTTGTAAGTTCTTGAGTTCGTTTTTGCTCGTTTTCACCACGCCATCATTGAATGCGTTTACTGCGCCTTCTGTAGTCAGTTGAGTTACTTCTGTAATGGTTTCAGGTTGGAATGGGAATTTTCCAGTGGATTCGATGGCTTTTGGTGAGGATTGAGCCATAGGAGCTTTGTTAGGTATATAGGCAGGTTTTTTGTCAGGCTTTATACCTAACCCAAAGTAATCTACTTCCGCTCTGTCAAACTTGTATTTAGCCTTTTGGTCATCTACAAGTTTGATTTCTACTGTGTCTTGGTTTTCGACTTTGAGCTGGATTTCACCAACGTAGGACGTGCCATTTTTCAGCACTAGGTAGCCATTGTCGTATTTGGTTTTGATGATGGTTTTCTTGCCTGATACGGTCGTAGATGCAATTTTGTATTGTGCGTGTCCAGATAGAGATATCAATAGACAGGCGAGTGAAAGTAAAGTTTTCATTAATTCAATAGGTTTAAAGGGATTGATAAATATTTGAAAGGTAAGTCATCGCTGTTTTTTTCTATTAAAAATCAAACTCAAGTTTGAAATCGAATCTCTAAATCTATAGAAAATTGACGAAATCTAAATTTTATTGATTTCGACGGCTTTAGAACGCCAGTAGCTTATCTACCTGCTCCTCTAGTAGATCGTGATAGAGTTGAGAGAGTTTGTTCTCCGTCAGGTTGGCTTCTATTCGAGCCAGTTTAGGTTTTTGAGCCAGCACGTGCGTACCGCAGTAGTTGAATATATCTGTGAGATGGCTGAGCGCCAATCCGCCACCCTGTACGCCCGATGATATGCCCACGAGTGCTGCTTTCTTGTCTCTAAAGGTGTGAGGAAATGCCAGCCCGTCGATAAATGCCTTCAATACTCCTGGAAAGGAACCGTTGTACTCAGGTACAATGAAAACCATTTTTTCTGCTTCGAGCATTTGCTTCCTGAAGATGTTAAACACTTCATTTTTGCCAGACTGGTCGTAGAGCGCCGTTTCGGTGAAGTCGTCAGGTAAGTCTTCCAGATAGATCAGTTCGGTTGCCACTCCTTTGGATTGGAGTATGCCCTGATAGATGTGGGCTAGTTTTTTAGATACAGAGTTTTTCCTGTTGGTGCCGCTGACGATCGTAATCATAAAAATACGTGAATTTATAAACTGAGCCGCAAGATAAGAAATACCCATGAGCTACGGTAGCCAAGCGAGGATTGTCCTTTGCGACCTAGTAGGGTTGACTCAGCGATCCTTAGTGAGCTGAGTAGGTCTATCCATGGATTAGATGTCTAGGTGTTCAATCAAGGATCAGTCTATAAAGTTGGGTAGCGATGAGGATAATGGCCTTGTATTCGCTCTGGTGTGGTGATAAAGAAGAAAAGGCATCTATGTGAACTAACACTTAGATGCCTTCTGTTTCAGATTATTTGACAGTGATACAGCCGTCTTTGATCTCTATTTTGCTGTTGTTGGATAGGGTCACCCATCCGCATTCAGTTTTGATCTCAGCTTTGTCGCTTCCACCCTGGATCGTGATAGAGGAGGTACGGCTTCCATCAAAAGTAACAGTAGAGGATGATCCACCTATTTTCACATCAAATTTCCAGTCTTTTGAGTCTTTGTTGTAATACCTGATGGATACAGCAGCTTGCGCCGTATAGGCGAGTAGCATCAATGATGCGGCACAAATGAAAATGTATTTTTTCATTACTAATTGTTTAGGTTGATAAATGATTTAGCGTCTAAATTAAGGAAAACTGAACTAAATGACCCAGTAATATGCTTAGTTATTAATTCGTAAAATGGCGGATCGATTTTGGTTGAAAATCCGTGTGTGCGATGACCCTTGTGTGGGTATATGATTACTTCCATTTGTAATGGAAAGGGTATTTTTCTCTACTTTTTCACCATGGTGCTGTGGCTCTTGATATCACTCATAAAACGAGATATAGGTGTCAGGTAGGAGTTTTTTGATGCGCTCAATTTTGTCTTCATCATCGACTAGAGGGTTACGATCCAGATGGAGGAAACGCAGGTTTTTCAACTCAGCGATTTCGTCTGGCAGATCTTCCAATTTGTTTTCTCCCAGGTCGAGGTGCACCAGCGATTGCAACTGACTGATCTCTGCAGGGATGGATGACAAATGTGCCTCTCTTAAATTAAGAGATTCTAAGAGGGGTAAGGTAAGAGCTATTTTAGGGAATTCTTTACGGTAAGCTGACATACCTAAGTGAGTAATACTTTTCGGTAGTGATTTGGTTTCTTTGAGTACTCTATCACCTGTTTCATTAAGATTTAATTTTTTAAGGTTTTCAAAACCATCATCAAAAAAAGATTCTGGTAACTGAATGAAGATATATTTGTTTTTAAAATCGGTAATGCCTTCCATGGATAATTCTTCGAGATTAGGGAGGTCTTTGATGATGCTGTTGACTTGATCCATGTCTAGGTACCTGAAGTTGTCAATTTTGAGCGTTTTGAGTTTTTTGAGGTGACGAATGTTATCAGGGAGCATTCTGGGTTGATCACGTTCTCCTTCCATATAATTCATCGATGCGCTTAAGTCCAATATTTCGAGATTGGACAGGTGCGTTAGGTCTTCATTCAATAGCGCTAGATCCAGTTTCGTGTTTTCAGTGAAGATCAATTCTTTGAGCTGGGGATGTCTTCGGATGCTGGCTGGTAGTCTAGTCAGGTCAGTGTAGGAAATTCTTAACTTTTCTAAGTTAGAAAAGGAAGCAGCCTGATCGAGGATGTTGGTATAGTCCAGATTGGGGCAGTACAAAAAGGATAACTCCTCCAAATCGAGTTTGGAGAGGTTGTTGGGGAATTTATTGGTGTTGAGTTCATTGATGACAAGACTTTTGAGCTTAGGCATTTTATTGAACATATTAAAATGTTGCTTGAGGTCTAAAGAATCATTAACACCTAAAAGAATGGAATTGAGATTTTTGAATTGTGTGATTTCGGAAGGAATTTTTGAATAAGGAATTTCGTACAATCTTAATGTTTCAAGGTTTTGAATTTCTGAACATGTACGCAGCGCATTGGGTAAATCAAGCTGAGACAGGTCTTCCAGACCAATGCTTTTTATGACTGGTTTATTACTTGGATTTAGAGGTAGTTCTACGATGTCACAATCTATTATTCCTAAGTAGCTCAGATGGTTGGATTTTAGAACCTCTTCAAGGTGATGCTGATTAAGTCCATTACACCTGACTAATCGTAATTTTACAAGATTATTCGTTTCTTTGATATACTCTGAAAATCTCCCGTCTCGAGATCCTTTGATGTACAGGTCAAATACCGTTTCAGGCTCGTTGATGGCAGAGTATATATATTCTCTTCTGGAATATTCTATGAGTTCTTGTTCACTAAGCTGGGTTTTGGAATAAGGTGTAGTACAAGCAAAAAGCAGTAATGCACTGAGTAGGTATAGGTATTTCATGATATTAATTATGGGGTGTAGGTCCAGATACCAAGTGGGGTGGAGTCTACTACTGTGGCTTCCACTACTTCGAGGTCTACTTTGGTCTTTGTGATGCGGACGATCTGAAAAGTGATTTTTGGTGTACTCTTATTTTCCGCAGATATTTTCATTTGCACTTCTATTGTGTCATCTACATCAACGAGATCGGTGTTTTTAGTGATGCCGTCCATGGCTCGGGCGCTTCCTGTTTGGACTAGGGCATCTAGCCAGTGTTGTTTGTTGTCTTGGATCTCTTCTTGTTTTTGTGAGGCTTTGATCTGATTGTAGAGCTCATTAGAGGCAGCAGTTGAGTTTAGAGGCTGCAAGTCGGCCAAGCTATCCTTTTTCTTTGCAAGGTCTTTTTCCTTGCCGTAGGTTTCTGTCGCTGCTTGTACGAGTTGCTGGATGAGTTCTTTTTGTGTGAGCTTGAGCTTAGAGATGTTCTCTATGGCATATGCCGTCTGAAAGTCGAATTGTTTGAATTTCCAACTACTATTTTTTTTATCTGATTGTTCCGAGTCATTATTATCTTCCTTCCCAAACAACCAAGTAAAATCTCTCGATCCACTCACTTTGCCTACTTTGAGTGCGCCAGATAGTTTCATCTCGAATTCTTCATGGCTGCCAGTTTTGTAGTCTGATAAAAAACCTATGTCTTTTTTTGCGTCCTTCTGTGAATTCTTGATCGAGTCTTGGTTGATCTTGCTGGTACGAGTAGCTTCTATGGCTCCTTTTATGTTGTTATTTTTATCTCCAGCTTCTAGCTCTGCCTTGAGCCCTCCGCCAAATGTCACTTCATTTTTGTCTGCATTAGCGTCTTCGGCAAAGAGTTTATTTTCTATATCTTCTATACTTTCTTCGGCATCAGAGCTATCCATAGCACGATCCAAGACGCTTTTGTTCTTGTCTCCGTATATATAATTCAATCCATAATAAATGGCGGCTGAGGAGGTGAGGCCACTAGGGTTGACTACGACTGTTTCCCAGTCGTTGAGGATGTCTCCTGTCACACGACCCGCTTTATAAAATCCATAGGAGAGGAGTTGGGCAGTAGTGTCTCTGTTTGTACTCTCTGCACCTAAGAATACGTTGAGATCGGCCTTGCCTGATATTTCCTTGGAGATGTCCAGCGTGATGCCTGCTGTGGCCGAAAATTTCACACCTATGTGTGCATCTTCGGTGCTACTTGGCTTATCGTCTTTCTTTTCTTGCTCGGCTTCTAGCCCCAGTGAGACTGCTACTTTAGGATTGGATATGGGGATGTTGACTGTCAAATTACCGCTAAGCTTGGAGCCTTTGGTCCGTCCAAGAAATCTGGACATGCCTCTCATGACCGTCGCGAGGACGGACTTGATGGGGTCTTTGTCTGCTTTAGGTTTTTCTGCTTCTGCTTTTATTTTGTTGATCTGGGTCGAGTCGAGGATGTTGTTTAGCATAAACTCTACACCCCAAGGGTTTACGACGGTAGTGGCATCGTTTTCACAAGCATGTTGCGTCATCAAGTCATGATTGAGGTCAGGATATGGTGTCTCGTTCATGCTGTCCAGTAGTAGGGCATTTTCACTTTCTGGGATAGCCGCTGTTTTACCCGCTTTGCCGTCCTCCATGGCTTTGGCCCTGGGAAGAGCTTCGGCTTGTTTGGCCGGAGGTGTATGGGTTTTTTCTTTGTTGGTTTTCTGATGGAAAAGATTTGGCCAAGGGTCGTGAATGTTGGCTTCTTTTTTTGATGGAGGTATAAGAGGATTAGGTGTTTGTCCTTCTTTCTCAAAACTGGGTTGTGCAAACAGACTTCTCCAGTAGTCATTTTGAATGTCTTCTGTTTCCTTGGTATCTTTTTCTGTAGGAGCTAGAGGGCCGATACGACCCTGTGTTTTATTAGTACTGGTGTTTTGACGAGGCTTAGGGTCGAGGTTGGGTTTCTTCTGATATTGCATGAATCAATAGGGGATAATTGATGATACCAAATTAAGGAGTTTGGGTGATAGTAACAATAATCTTACTTTATTTACAGGTCGAAAAATCATGGTTTTTGAGTCATAAAATTTCAATGAATGTTGGTGAATAGTACTTTGTCTTTAGAAAGTGATATTAATTGGGTTAGGCAAGGGATATCCCTTCGGGTGGATCAATTTTTTAATCAAAAAGAGTTTAAAAACGAGCTGTTTGAAATGGCGCCAAAGGTGGAGAATTCTGATGTCTATGCTAAACTTCTGTTTGAGTATAATCTGACACTAGGTGAGCGGTTTGTGTTGGTTTTGTCATTGATGCCTTCGTTGTTTCCGGGTGCTTTGGATAAGCTAAGGGTAACTAATCCAGATACAGGGCAGGTTTATTCGGAGTTTGGCGGTGCTTACGTAGGGGCTGGTGTATTGGTGCCTACTGTCGAGACAGCTATTTTTTTATTGGCTGGCAGTAATATCTCTCATAGGATGGAGGTACAGGATCTTCTGGGGAGAAGTGGAAGGCTGGTCAAACACAACTTGGTTTGTCTGGATGAAGTAGTGCAAGGCATGCCTCCTATGAGTGCCACCTTGTACCCTACCAATGAATGCCTACACAAAATATTCAGGGGAGAAGACTACCACCCCAACTACAGTAGCTCATTTCCCGCACAGCGATTGGAGACGGGGCTGGATTGGGAAGACTTGGTGTTGTCTTATGACACCTTCGATGCACTGCAAGAGCTGGACGCTTGGCTGATGCACCATCAGGAAATGCAGGCTTTGCACGAAGTGTCCAAAAAATTCAAAAGAGGCTATCGAGCTCTTTTTTACGGGCCGTCAGGTACCGGCAAGACCCTGACAGCCTCGCTGTTGGGTAAAAAATACGGGCGTGAGGTGTACCATGTAGACCTAGCCATGATGGTATCTAAGTTCATCGGAGAGACTGAAAAGAACCTGAAAAACATCTTTGATACAGCCGAAAATAAGGATTGGATCTTGTTTTTTGATGAGGCCGATGCACTTTTTGGCAAGCGTACGCAGGCCAGTAGTTCCAACGACAGGCATGCCAATCAAGAGGTGTCTTATTTGCTACAGCGAATAGAAGACTATCCGGGATTGATCATACTGGCCTCCAATCTAAAATCCAATATGGACCAGGCCTTTCAAAGAAGATTTCAGTCTATGGTTTATTTTCCGATCCCTTCAGAATATGAGCGGCAAGCCTTGTGGGAAAAGGCTTTTTCGGCGTATCTCACCCTGGATGACGAAGTAGACCTGAGGCACATCGCCAAGCGACATGAGCTCACGGGGGGAGCCATCAGCAATGTGTTGCGCTACTGTACCCTGATGGCACTCAAGCGAAATGCTAAAAACGTGCAGGCTGATGAACTCGATGAAGGCATCCGCAGAGAACTGAAGAAGGACGGTAAGACGATGTAGCTGGTGGACAGAGTTGGTGTTGAGGTGCTGCCTTTGCCAGTCGGCATGACTTTTTCGCCTTGGTTTTCAAGTCTTGATCGAACCTTTCATTTTCATTCAAACATCTTTCCTTTGTCGGTCGTTTGTAAAATTGTGATTGACTGATTCGTCACTACATTGGCAGTGCCATGTACCAGAAGATGGTCTTGTGCTGTGATGCTGATCACATGGCCTATGTCGTCTCCATTCCCTCCAAAGGAAGTTTCCCAATCTATCGCTCCTTCTCTGCTCCATTTGGATAAGTAAATGTCTTTGTTTTCAGGGCCTGTGGATTGATAGCCAGTGACATAGTATCCACCCGTAGGGGAACTAATGGCATGAAATAGCTCATAAGAACTGCTCCGCTCGTTGGTTAATAGGTTGTTTATTTGCACGCCATTGCGGTATGAAAACTGGACGAGCATGCCCGATGTTTCTCCATTTGCAGTAGTGCTGCCAGAGATGAGATAGCTTCCAAAATCCGAACTCAGCGTATAGGCCTTGTCCTGCTTATTGTTGTTCAATCCGATTTGTGTGGTGCTCACTTTGAGGCCTGAGGTATTGAGTACATTGAGTGAGACGGAGGTTTCGGTTTCTGTAGAGCTGTTTTGTGAGCCTACCCATAGGATTCTGTCTGTAGCTACCTGTGCCAATCCTACCACATTGGCATTGGTGGATAGGAGTCCGTAGGATGTTTTCCAGATGGTACTATAGTCATTTGCGTCTAGTAAGTAGACAATATTGTCTGTGATATCATTGCCATTGGATATTTGAGCCGCTACTACATATCCCACCCCTTCTTCTAGTCTCATGATTTTGGGCAGTACTTCGTTGGCGCCAGCTATGCCTAAGGACAGGCTGTCTATGTCATTTCCTTCGAGGTCTGTTTTCCACAACACGAGGTCTTGATCGCCATTGCTGGTGGTCATATGGCCTGCGATGATGATGGACTGGTCTTGTACGATCATGTCTGACGCTACGGCAGCATGATTAGTGCCGATTTCTCGGAACCAGTCCGTATTGCCATAGGCGTCTGTTCGGAATAGAAAGTAGCTGCTAGTCAGGGTGTTATTAGGGTTTTTTGTAGCCAATACGATTTGTCCGCCATCTGAGAGGGCGTGAACCGTGCTTAGTTCTTCACGAGAGGCACCTCCTACGAATTTTTGAAAGAATTCGTCAGTGTTGTCGATGGAAGGTTCGTCTATGGTGCAGCTGGTAAAGATCGCGGCAACCATCAGAAAGGATAAGCAAATATTGCGCATGGTATGGTCTGGTTTATAGGTGGTGTTGGTTGGTCGTTTGAGACTCATGCCAGTCGAATGGCAAGTCGTGATTTTGTGTGACATTGAAAAACGGTCAGGTGGTGTAGGAGTGATTAATTGGTTTTTCGTTTGAGTACTTTGGGTTTGTATATCGGGATCGCGTAGCCTAGTTTGAGGCTGAAACTATTGAGTGAAAAGTCGTTGCTCACATAGTTGTAGTCGTAAATCAATTCGGTATTGTCGAATCGAGTAGTGGGGTTGGCAACATTAATTAACCCATAGCTGTAGCTGATCAGCCCAGTGAAATATCCAGGGCCTACAATTCCTTTCCAATTAAACCCTAGACCAAAGTCAATCAGCATATTCAGCTTTTCACGTTGTGCTAAGATGTCTATTGATGGGCCTACCACTGTTTGGTTACCTAATATCTCGCCCATGTTGTCTGAGCGAGAAGGAGTTGCATTAGCACTTAGCAGGTACTGAAAGGACAGGGTCGCTTGGGTGTATAGCCTGAATTTAGAATTGGTAATATAAAATTTGGCCCCGACAGGGAGCCCTACCCAGGTGGACTTTTCTAAGTAGTCTAAGGTGGAATAGCCGAACTGTTCTTTTTGATACTCATATTGTGTGGTCTGGTAGTCTAGCCCTGTGATCAGAGATAAGTGATCCCAGATAGCAAATTCTACAGAGATGCCACCTGTGATGCCAATACCAGAGGAATATTTGCCTAGCGAGGTGCTGGTGTTGTCGAGGCTGTAGTTATTTTGTACATG contains the following coding sequences:
- a CDS encoding NADPH-dependent FMN reductase, which translates into the protein MITIVSGTNRKNSVSKKLAHIYQGILQSKGVATELIYLEDLPDDFTETALYDQSGKNEVFNIFRKQMLEAEKMVFIVPEYNGSFPGVLKAFIDGLAFPHTFRDKKAALVGISSGVQGGGLALSHLTDIFNYCGTHVLAQKPKLARIEANLTENKLSQLYHDLLEEQVDKLLAF
- a CDS encoding leucine-rich repeat domain-containing protein → MKYLYLLSALLLFACTTPYSKTQLSEQELIEYSRREYIYSAINEPETVFDLYIKGSRDGRFSEYIKETNNLVKLRLVRCNGLNQHHLEEVLKSNHLSYLGIIDCDIVELPLNPSNKPVIKSIGLEDLSQLDLPNALRTCSEIQNLETLRLYEIPYSKIPSEITQFKNLNSILLGVNDSLDLKQHFNMFNKMPKLKSLVINELNTNKFPNNLSKLDLEELSFLYCPNLDYTNILDQAASFSNLEKLRISYTDLTRLPASIRRHPQLKELIFTENTKLDLALLNEDLTHLSNLEILDLSASMNYMEGERDQPRMLPDNIRHLKKLKTLKIDNFRYLDMDQVNSIIKDLPNLEELSMEGITDFKNKYIFIQLPESFFDDGFENLKKLNLNETGDRVLKETKSLPKSITHLGMSAYRKEFPKIALTLPLLESLNLREAHLSSIPAEISQLQSLVHLDLGENKLEDLPDEIAELKNLRFLHLDRNPLVDDEDKIERIKKLLPDTYISFYE
- a CDS encoding porin family protein → MKIMKTTHQKTAYTFCLYVLLILCSHLTFAQKPQKENSNCVSEAEQSYRSGQIEDIRSKLPACLENSRVTAETRIRGYRLLAITYLYFNENQEAEKYMKLLLKMDPEYKVDENQDPPEFIQLYGTFRTKPILLFGLHVGLNSSFVHVQNNYSLDNTSTSLGKYSSGIGITGGISVEFAIWDHLSLITGLDYQTTQYEYQKEQFGYSTLDYLEKSTWVGLPVGAKFYITNSKFRLYTQATLSFQYLLSANATPSRSDNMGEILGNQTVVGPSIDILAQREKLNMLIDFGLGFNWKGIVGPGYFTGLISYSYGLINVANPTTRFDNTELIYDYNYVSNDFSLNSFSLKLGYAIPIYKPKVLKRKTN
- the ftsA gene encoding cell division protein FtsA; translated protein: METNEIIVGLDIGTTKICAIVGRKNEFGKLEVLGMGKAVSDGVIRGIVTNIDKTINAIKKAVTEAEEQSGIDIRVVNVGIAGQHIKSSVHHGSIIRHTSDDEITIEDVNRLTNDMYKIVIPPGSEIIHVMPQDYIVDYEEGIKDPVGMSGVRLEADFHVITAQTNAIQNINKCVRRAGLEIDNLILEPLASSLSVLSDEEKEAGVCLVDIGGGTTDIAIFHENIIRHTSVIPFGGNIITSDIKDGCNVLNHQAEILKTKFGQALAEMANENEVVSIPGLKNRDPKEISVKNLARVIEARMEEIIEMVHTKIITSGYENRLAGGIVITGGGSQLVSIKQLFEYMTGLDARVGFPNEHLGKSKVETIKSPMFATSVGLVLCGFKALDDRDHRYFLEDTVVRDYDKRKKPAGGSDNILKKILEKTKGILIDDFEDGSAR
- the ftsZ gene encoding cell division protein FtsZ is translated as MTESSFKFDLPTHHKSIIKVIGVGGGGSNAVNHMFNQGITGVEFIVCNTDSQALNISPIPNKLQIGVNLTEGLGAGANPEQGKNAALENKEEIRNMLSEDTKMVFVTAGMGGGTGTGAAPVIAQVAKELGILTVGIVTVPFKFEGKKKMRQAMEGVDALKANCDTVLMILNDKLTEAFGKLTVNQAFAQADNVLTTAAKGIAEIITVPGYVNVDFEDVKTVMKNSGGAVMGSAETSGENRAIRAAEEAINSPLLNNQNIEGAEKILLSIISGDQAELQMDELTEITDFMQDLAGEDAEVIFGHGVDPELNDSIRVTIIATGFENEMGEVPSAPQTPKREPLAKEEEEEAARKVYDLERDVQINLFSSETQEVREDTFEEDFQLKMKSLSFEKPERSPEPEPKMVEEEDPFEVEMRNLFVESQIKNVPVDAPLEELEGMAHPPSKKILLMEQSEERRRRLDGINNDEVDTNSFKEKFDVPAYQRKKVNLRNVPASSESLVSKYNLNDDNQLGSNKFLHDRPD
- a CDS encoding ATP-binding protein; translated protein: MLVNSTLSLESDINWVRQGISLRVDQFFNQKEFKNELFEMAPKVENSDVYAKLLFEYNLTLGERFVLVLSLMPSLFPGALDKLRVTNPDTGQVYSEFGGAYVGAGVLVPTVETAIFLLAGSNISHRMEVQDLLGRSGRLVKHNLVCLDEVVQGMPPMSATLYPTNECLHKIFRGEDYHPNYSSSFPAQRLETGLDWEDLVLSYDTFDALQELDAWLMHHQEMQALHEVSKKFKRGYRALFYGPSGTGKTLTASLLGKKYGREVYHVDLAMMVSKFIGETEKNLKNIFDTAENKDWILFFDEADALFGKRTQASSSNDRHANQEVSYLLQRIEDYPGLIILASNLKSNMDQAFQRRFQSMVYFPIPSEYERQALWEKAFSAYLTLDDEVDLRHIAKRHELTGGAISNVLRYCTLMALKRNAKNVQADELDEGIRRELKKDGKTM